GCAGCGCGCCGGGCGGCAGCCCTGCAGCCGTCCACGGGATCGTCAGCCGCAGGCCTGGAACGCCGTCGCCGTAGGGCCGGTAGTAGCCGCCGAGTCCTTCGTGCCGGGCCGCGGCGGGGTCGAGCCGGAGGCCGGGTGCGGCCTCGGGGTCGCCCCGCAGGCGGTCGAGCAGGTCGCCGTACGGCACGTCCTCCGGTTCGGTGTCGGGCAGCCAGTGCAGGCCCTCGGGCGGCAGCCGGACACGGACGCCGCACGGCACCGCCCCCTCCGGGTCCCAGAGTTCGGCGGCGCCCGCGCCGTGCGCGACCTCGGGCGCGCAGAGCACCGCGTCGGGGGTGTCGAGGTGGGGGTACGGGTCGAGCGGGTCGATCGGCACCGCGGGCACGGCGCGCAGGACGAAGTCCAGGTCCGCGGGCGGCCGGGCGGTGTCCGGGAACCAGGCGGCGAGGACGGCGCTGCCGCGCAGCACCAGCCCGTCGACCCAGGGTGCGTCGGCGGCGGTCGCGAGCACGTGGTCGAGGACGGCCCGGTGGGCCTCGGCGGTCGTCCGGCTGGTCACGGGCGCACGCTAGCGGCCGGCACCGACAGCCGGGGCGGCCGGGAAGGTCGCCGCGACTCGCGTGGTCAGGGCGCGATTACGGCGGGGTGCACGGCACCGACGGCGGCCGAGCCGCGCAGGAGTCCGGCCAGGTCGCGGGGCTGTGCCCGTTCACCGGTCGGAGCCGCTGCCGCGATCCGGTCCAGCCGGAAGCCCCGGCCGGCCCGGCGGGTACGGCACCAGGCGATGAGGTACCAGCGGCCGTCGGCGGTGAGCAGTCCGGCCGGTTCCACGACGCGGTCGCTCGTGTGCCCTGCCGCGTCGGTGTAGGACAGCCGCAACACCGTGTTGCCGGCGAGGCTCTGCTCCACCGCGGTACGGATCGCGGCGTCGCCGCGTGCGGGCAGGGCGACGATCCGTGCGGCGAGCTCCCGGGCCGCCGCCGAGGCGGGGCCGGGCATCGAGGCCGTGATCTTCTGGGCCGCGGTGCGGGCCGCGCCGGCGTAGGGGGTGGCGGCGTCGACCGCGGCGAGCGCGGCGGTCAGCGCCGCGGCCTCGTCGGCGGTGAGGTGGCTCGGTGGAAGGGTCGTCCCCGGGTCGATCGACCAGCCGCCGCCCCGACCGGGTACGGAGCGCACCGGTACGCCGGCCCGCATCAGTGTCTGGAGGTCGCGCTGCACCGTGCGCGTGCTGACCTCGAACCGCGCGGCGAGCACCGCGACCGTCAACGACCGCGGCGCCGCCGCGCGCAGCTCTTCCACCAGTGCGTACAGTCGGGCGGTCCGGTTCATGCCGCCGACGCTACCGTCATTCGGACGCCAGGAAGTCCCGCTCGCGCCGCTGTTCCCGCTCGGTGACGGTCAGCGGGAACAGCGTGAAGCCGTGCATCGCTCCGGCGACGACGCCGAGGTGCACGCGCGCACCCGCCGCCTGCCACCGTGCGGCCAGGAACAGCGAGTCGTCCAGCAGCGGGTCCTCGGTGCCGACGACGATCCGGGCGGGCGGGAGCCCGGCCAGGTCCGCGAACAGGGGCGAGACCTCCGGGCTGCGGCGCCGCTCCTCCCCCATCCCGGGCGTGAACAGCTCGTAGCCGCCCCGGAGCGTGTCGGTGTTGCTCAGCAGCTGTCGAGTACCGAAGGTCCGCTGGCTCGGCGTCATCGACAGGTCGTAGGGGCCGAAGAGCAGGTTGGCCGCCCGGAACGCGCCGGTGAGGCCGTGCCGGTCGCGCAGGCGCAGCAGTGTCACCACGGCGAGGTGGGCGCCGGCCGATTCACCGCCGATCAGCAGCCGTTCGGTGCCGAACTCGGCGGCGGCGTGGTCCACCAGCCATCGGGCGGCGGCTTCGCAGTCGTCGGGCCCCGCGGGGAAGGGATGTTCCGGTGCGAGGCGGTAGTCGACGCTCACCACGGCCAGCCGTGCCTGCTCGGCGATCCGCCAGAGCCGCTCGTCCTGTCCGTCCGCGGAGCCGAACGCCCAGCCGCCTCCGTGGATGTGCAGGTACACGCCGTCGACGCGGTCCGGGGCGAAGACCCGCACCGGCACCCCGCCTTCGACGATCCGGTCCCGGCCGTGCGGCAGTCGCACCGGTGGCGCGTCTCCGCCGAGCCGGTTGCGCCGCAGGAGGGCCAGCGTGGCCGCGTCCGGCGCCTGCCCGCGCGCAGGACGGTTCGCGGCGGCGGCCTCGAACTGCTCGTTGAACGCCAGGGTTTCGGGGAGGCAGTCCTCGTCGGTGAAGTTCATGCCGTCGACGGTCGCAGGTGCCCGCGACACCGTCCTGTCACCCTTTCCCTGTGAGCCGCGTCACGTTCCCCGCGGGCGGCCGGGAACGCCGGCGGGGCGCGGCCCAGGGGAAGCCCCGGGTCGCGCCCCACCGTTCAGCCGCGGGTCACGGCTTGATGCGCACGATCTGCGGGTCGTGGTCGCTCGCCTGGGCGGCGAACTCGCTGTTGATGTGCACCACGTCGTAGTCGACGTGCTGGCGCTTCAGGGCGGGGCTGACCAGGGTGTGGTCGAGCACCTGCGAGTTGCCCTGGTAGACGTACGAGTAACGCTCGGACGCGGGCAGCTCGTTGACCAGGTCGCGCAGCACGCCGCCCTCGGTGAGGGTCTGCAGCGCGGGCGAGAACTGGTAGTCGTTGAAGTCGCCGAGGGAGACCACGCGGGCGCCCGGGTCGGCGGCGAGCAGCTTGGCGACGAAGGCGTGCTCGGCGGCCGCCTGCTTGCCGCGCTGCACCTCGGAGCTGCGGGTCGGGGCCTGGAAGCGGCTGTCGATGCCCTGGTCGCCGCCCTTGCTGTTGAAGTGGTTGGCGATCACGAAGATCGGCTTGCCCTTGAAGGAGAACTGGCCGACCAGCGGCTTGCGGCTGGAGTTCCAGGCCTCGCTGCCCGGGTCGATGCGGCCCGGGGAGGCGGTCAGCGCGGTGGACTTGCCGGTGCCGGTGACGTCGACCGCGGTGGCGGCGTCGCCGCCCGGGATGTCGGTGAAGGAGATCCGGGCGGGGTTGTAGAGGAAGACCTGGCGGATGTTGCCGCCGGGCTCGCCGCCGTCCTTGCCGTCGACCGGGTCGATGGAGCGCCACTGGTAGGCGGGGCCGCCGGCGGCCTTGATGGCCTCGACGAACTTGGCGACGGTGGCGCCGGCGGTGACGGTGCCGTCGTTGACGGCGCCGTTGTCGTCCTGGATCTCCTCGAGGGCGACGACGTCCGGCGAGCGCAGGTTGGTGACGATGCCCTGGGCGAGCTGGGCGAACTTCTCGGCCGGGTCCGACGGGTCGAGGTTCTCCACGTTGTACGTGGCGATGGTGGCCTCGCTCGGCAGCGGACGGGCGGTGACCTCACGCTTGAGGCCGTTGTCCTGGAGCGTGCCGATCGTGGTGGCCGCGACGGTGTAGCCGCCGAACTGGTTGTAGTCGAGCGGGCCGGCGGTGGTGCCGGTGAGGCGGTCGCCGACGTTGGCGACCGGGAAGGCGCCCTCGGCGGCCGGGATCAGCGACTGCACCATCAGGCGGCCGGTGTTGGGCCTGTCGTAGCCGAGGTAGACGACGCCACCGCGGCGGGTGGCCGGGTCCTCGCAGGAGGCGTCCACCCACAGCTCGTTGTACTTGTCGGTGGCCTGGACGACGCGGGCGTCGGCGACCTCGACCCGCATGCCCTCCAGCGACTCGTACAGGTCGAGCGCGTAGGTCGCGGGCTGCAGCGGCAGGTTCTCGATGGTGGCACCGGCGGCCTCGGGGGCGTAGGCGGCGGGGATGCTGCGGCCGTCGAGGCGGACGGCGGCGGGCAGCGGGTTGCCGGAGGAGAGCACCGTGGTCTTGGGCGCGGTCAGCTCGGTGACCGACTGGCTGCCGCCGGTGAACGACGGGTAGTACTCGGTGACCTTGGCGGTGACCAGCACCGAGTCGCCGACCTTGACGGTCGGGGTGGCGCTGCCGGTGTAGACGAAGACGGCCTCGCTGGTGGCCGGGTCGGCGTCCGGGGTGGCGTCCTGGATCCAGAAGCCCTTGGAGCCGGTGGTGCGCACGCCGGTGACGATGCCGGGGATGCCGGCGATAGTGGCGTTCGCCTTGGGGGATATCCGGGTGGAGCCCTGGATGTCGTGGATGCGGACGGTGCCGGGCTCGGTCGGGCCGGTGGAGCCGGAGTCGCCGCCCTCGGCCGTCTCGCCCTTGCTGTTGACCGGGCTGGGCGCGCCGGCCTTGAGGTCGGCGGCGTTGTCGTCGGTGTCGGCGAGGCCGGCGGCGCGGGCGACCGAGGCGGTGTTGCTCGCACCGGCGACGGAGGCGCTGCCCTCGTGGACGACGGCGGTGCCGAAGCCGACCAGGTCGCGCACCCGGCTGTCGGCGGCGCAGTCCGCGGCGGTCTTGCAGGTCAGCGGGGCGGTGCCCTGGACGAGGGCGATGGTGCCGGAGGTCGCGGAGAGCGCGAGGGTGCCGGTGGCGTCCGGGGTGGGCAGGGCGACGGTGCCGCCGGTGCCCGCGGCCTCGGCGATCAGGAAGCGGCCGCCGGGCGCGATCGCGCCGCTCAGCGGGGTGACGCCCCAGGTGCTGCTCGCACCGGGGCTGCCGGAGATGTACTGGACGCTCCAGCCGTCGAGGCCGAAGGCGGCACCGCCCTTGTTGGCGAGCTCGACGAAGTCGTTCTTCAGGGTGGCACCGGAGTTGCCGCCGCCGCCGTAGACCTCGGCGACGACCGCGTCGGCCGAGGGCGCGGCCACGGCGCCGGGCAGCGGGACGAGGACCAGCGAGGCCGCCACGGAGGAGGACAGGACGGTCGCGCGCAGCAGTCTGCGGCGGGCACGGGGGGTTCGGGCGGCGGTGGTGTCGGTCACCGGGAGGGCTCCTTAATCTGCCGGCGGACGCGGGGATGCCCGCGTGCGGGCAGCACGGTCACCCGGACGACGTGGGGCGGCCGGGTGGCTGAGGGTGTGTCAGAGTCGGTACATACTCGGGTAGATATGGTCACTACTCGCGTAGATCCAGTGGAGAAGATACGCGCGTAGAAGGTGACACGACAAGACATGGCGCGTTAACACTTGGCGCACGCGCGCCGCCGGTCGGCCGAGAACGGCCGGCGACCGGGTCCGCTCCCGGCAACCGCCGCACCGTCAACGCGCCTGTGGTGTACACGGGTTCGGGCAGGTCGCGGTCGGCGGCCGGCAGGACCGGGCGGCGGCCCGCGGTCCCCGACCGTCCGTCATCCCGAACGGACGCACGTGGAGCGACTCCACCGGGCCCCGCTCGCCACCGCACTCGGCGCTGCGGGCCAACGGCGAGACGCTCCCGAAGATCGACGATGCCGCGCGCTGCAGTGCCCACCAGGCCGACCACGACCGGCCGATGGCCTGCTGCGCGGGCAGCCGGCGGCGCCTCCCGCAGAGCCGCGAGGGCCCGCCCCGGAACCGGTCCGGGGCGGGCCCTCGCACGTGCGTCGGGGACGGGCCGTCAGTCGGCCTCGGCCGGGGCCGGCTCGCGCAGGCCCGCCGACCACTTCTGCTCGACCCTGCCGAGCTTCCAGTAGGCGATGGCGCCGGCCCAGGTGACCACGAACAGGCCCACGATGGCGTAGCCGACCAGGTTGAGGTCGAGTTCCGCGATCCAGCCGACCGGACCCGAGGTGATGTCGAGCTTCTCGGCGAGCAGGCCGACCAGCTCGATCACGCCGATGACCAGGGCGACCAGCACCGACAGGCCGGTGACGGTGAGGTTGTAGTAGACCTTGCGGATCGGCTTGGAGAACGCCCACTCGTAGGCGAAGTTCATGAACGAGCCGTCGATGGTGTCGAGCAGGCTCATGCCGGCCGCGAAGAGGATCGGCAGCACCAGCAGTGCGTACCAGGGCAGCGAGAAGGCGGCGGCGCCGCCGGCCAGGACGAGCAGCGAGACCTCGGTGGCGGTGTCGAAGCCGAGACCGAACAGCAGGCCGACCGGGTACATGTGCCAGGGCTTGGTGACGGCGCGGGTGACCCGGCCGAGGATCCGGTTCAGGAAGCCCCGCCTGTCGAGCTGGCGCTCCAGCTCCTCCTCGTCGAACTCGCCGGCCTTCATGGCGCGGAAGACCTTGAGGATGCCGTTGAACGCACCCAGGTTGATCAGGCCGATCAGCACCAGGAAGGTGCCGGAGACGGAGACGCCGATCAGGCCGGTCGCGGTGTGCAGCGTGGACCCGTCGGACTCCACCTGCCCGGCCAGCGAGCGGATGCCGAAGGCGAGCAGCGCGCAGAGGCCGAAGACGATCGAGGAGTGGCCGAGGGAGAACCAGAAGCCGACCGAGAGCGGCCGCTTGCCCTGGCCCATCAGCTTGCGGGTGGTGTTGTCGATCGCGGCGATGTGGTCGGCGTCGAAGGCGTGCCGCATGCCGAGGGTGTAGGCGGTGAATCCCATGCCGGCGCCGAAGACCTGGCCGCCGACGTCGTAGTGCTTCGGTGCGATGACCGCGAGCAGGGTGAACCAGCCGACGACGTGGAGGGCCAGCACGAAGCCGCCCATTCCGGCGAGCCGGATCCACTCCTCCCGGGTGAGCCGGTCGCGGAGACGACTGGGTGTTGACATGGGAGTCCTCCCCACAGCGGACGGATGAGCCGGGCCATCCTGTCGCCCCCGGGACTCAATTGCAAGTCATATGCAACTGCCGGGACGGGGCACAGCCACCTGCACGGATGCACCAGGGGCGCATTCCGCGCAGGACATGTCACACGACGTACCCGATCCCTTAACCTCCCGCGTCTTCCTCCGTCCTCTTCTACGCGCGGATACTCGACCTCGTGCGCGGTTCTACGCGCGGATACCCCATGATCCGCGCGCAACGCCGCGCGCGGGCACTGCGGGTACAACTGCCCCCCAATCCCCCCAACTCCCCACGGAGGAACGGCAGATGATCGGCACTCGCACCATCCGCACGAAGGCGGCGCTGGCCGCCTCGGCCGTCCTGGCGGCCACCCTCACCGGCCTCGTCGCCCCCGCCGCCCCGGCCGCGGCCGCCACCCCCCACCGGGTGCTCTTCGACAACAGCAAGGCCGAGACCGCCGGCAACGCTGACTGGATCATCAGCACCAGCCAGCCCGACCCGCTCGGCCAGAACGCCAACCCCAGCACCGAGAAGAGCTGGACGGGCGCCCTCTCCGCCTGGGGCGTCGCCCTGCAGAAGACCGGCTCCTACAGCCTCGAGACGCTGCCCGCCGGCTCCACCATCAGCTACGGCACCGGCGCCGCGCTCGACCTCGCCAACTTCGACACCTTCGTGATCCCGGAGCCCAACATCCGGTTCAGCACCGCCGAGAAGACCGCCATCATGCGCTTCGTGCAGAACGGCGGCGGCCTCTTCCTGGTCTCCGACCACAGCAACAGCGACCGCAACAACGACGGCTGGGACAGCCCGGAGATCATCAACGACCTGCTGACCAACAACGGCGTCGACAACACCTCGCCGTTCGGCTTCTCGGTCGACGTCAAGACCATCAGCACCGACAACCCGCGCGCCGTCGGCGACTCCGCCAACCCGGTGCTGCACGGCGCCTTCGGCAACGTCACCGGCTCGATCCTGCGCTCCGGCACCACCTTCACCCTCTCCCCCGCCGACAACTCCTCGGTCAAGGGCCTCGTGTACCGCACCGGCTACAGCGGCAACACCGGCGCCTTCTTCGTCACCAGCACCTTCGGCAGCGGCCGGGTCGCCGCCTGGGGCGACAGCTCCCCGATCGACGACGGCACCGGCCAGTCCGGCAACACCCTGTACAACGGCTGGAACGACCCCGCCGGCACCGACGCGGCGCTCGCCCTGAACGCCACCGCCTGGCTCGCCAAGGCCTCCTGAGCCACCGGCCTCACGGCACCCCTCCCTCGGCACCCGCACCGCGCCGCGGGAGGGGCGCCCCGGGGGCCGCGGCCCGGCCCGGTGGAAATGGCGCCCGCCCGCACCCATCCTGGGGAGGTCGGGCCCGCCCCGGGCCGCCGTACGACCCCACGGAGGGCCCATGCAGCCGCCGGCCCCGTACCCCTACCACACCACCCGCGAGGATGTCCGGATCGCCATGCCGGACGGCACCCGCCTCGCCGCCCGGCTCTGGCTGCCGGTCACCGACCACCCGGTGCCCGCACTGCTGGAGTACCAGCCCGGCGG
The nucleotide sequence above comes from Streptomyces sp. TLI_235. Encoded proteins:
- a CDS encoding proteasome accessory factor B, giving the protein MNRTARLYALVEELRAAAPRSLTVAVLAARFEVSTRTVQRDLQTLMRAGVPVRSVPGRGGGWSIDPGTTLPPSHLTADEAAALTAALAAVDAATPYAGAARTAAQKITASMPGPASAAARELAARIVALPARGDAAIRTAVEQSLAGNTVLRLSYTDAAGHTSDRVVEPAGLLTADGRWYLIAWCRTRRAGRGFRLDRIAAAAPTGERAQPRDLAGLLRGSAAVGAVHPAVIAP
- a CDS encoding high-affinity nickel-transport protein; this encodes MSTPSRLRDRLTREEWIRLAGMGGFVLALHVVGWFTLLAVIAPKHYDVGGQVFGAGMGFTAYTLGMRHAFDADHIAAIDNTTRKLMGQGKRPLSVGFWFSLGHSSIVFGLCALLAFGIRSLAGQVESDGSTLHTATGLIGVSVSGTFLVLIGLINLGAFNGILKVFRAMKAGEFDEEELERQLDRRGFLNRILGRVTRAVTKPWHMYPVGLLFGLGFDTATEVSLLVLAGGAAAFSLPWYALLVLPILFAAGMSLLDTIDGSFMNFAYEWAFSKPIRKVYYNLTVTGLSVLVALVIGVIELVGLLAEKLDITSGPVGWIAELDLNLVGYAIVGLFVVTWAGAIAYWKLGRVEQKWSAGLREPAPAEAD
- a CDS encoding acetyl esterase/lipase; protein product: MNFTDEDCLPETLAFNEQFEAAAANRPARGQAPDAATLALLRRNRLGGDAPPVRLPHGRDRIVEGGVPVRVFAPDRVDGVYLHIHGGGWAFGSADGQDERLWRIAEQARLAVVSVDYRLAPEHPFPAGPDDCEAAARWLVDHAAAEFGTERLLIGGESAGAHLAVVTLLRLRDRHGLTGAFRAANLLFGPYDLSMTPSQRTFGTRQLLSNTDTLRGGYELFTPGMGEERRRSPEVSPLFADLAGLPPARIVVGTEDPLLDDSLFLAARWQAAGARVHLGVVAGAMHGFTLFPLTVTEREQRRERDFLASE